The following proteins come from a genomic window of Amaranthus tricolor cultivar Red isolate AtriRed21 chromosome 14, ASM2621246v1, whole genome shotgun sequence:
- the LOC130799232 gene encoding uncharacterized protein LOC130799232, translated as MSSNSSSPCSKKSKVKGRQPDLRELLFKRMKSQQTSNEGNESSRLSSPLSPPLSSPPSEDVNMEVGGSSSCDEPLDDEWVYDIELLPHDPGLRKNIMDYPPNERNPRDVEINKGGDAFVVGGFRAWSKPDRLEKYVGGIKSAHNIAYEKYVNLRDAKKTSIEFVFDNASEVQMNEYHIRLNASLTCLRFLLGQGLAFRGHDESEESYSRGNFLELLKWLGGKVEEIGKYTFQNAPKNCQLTSPKIQKDIITCCAKETTKRIIEEVGDGYFSILADESSDVSQKEQLALVLRFVNRENGSVVERFLGILHVGDTTALSLKNAIMSLLMEHSLSPSMIRGQGYDGASNMRGEINGLKTLIMNDTPRAYYIHCFAHQLQLTLVAVAKKNVNCTWLFDVLANLLNVVGASCKRRDLIRKNQAQVVAQALEVGEIESGSGLNQERGLSRPGDTRWGSHYKCLISIINLFPSIVKVLEEIGENGSPDDKLKAQMRDQGWDSLLDKVILFCTKHEIDVPSMDAQYVPQGRSRRFAKQATNLHHFRVDIFLEVIDLHLQEIDNRFNEKNMELLTCMASLSPRGNFSSFDKERILKLASLYPEEFSCFDLTALDLQLDVFLDSMQNDERFHDLQDINSLSMMLVKTRRHETFPLIHLLIKLMLILPVATASVERVFSPMTKCFYKFLMKRLLIALKI; from the exons aTGTCAAGTAATTCAAGTTCACCTTGTTCGAAAAAGTCAAAAGTAAAGGGAAGACAACCCGATCTTCgtgaattattgtttaaaagaatgaaatcccAACAAACATCTAACGAAGGCAATGAATCTTCTCGTTTAAGTTCCCCTCTAAGTcctcctttaagttcccctccAAGTGAAGATGTTAATATGGAAGTAGGTGGTTCAAGTAGTTGTGATGAACCATTGGATGATGAATGGGTGTATGATATTGAACTTCTTCCTCATGACCCGGGATTGAGGAAAAACATAATGGATTATCCCCCTAATGAAAGAAATCCG AGGGATGTTGAAATTAACAAGGGGGGTGATGCATTTGTTGTCGGAGGGTTTAGAGCGTGGAGTAAACCTGATAGGCTTGAGAAGTATGTTGGAGGAATTAAAAGTGCTCATAATATTGCTTATGAGAAATATGTGAATCTAAGAGATGCAAAGAAGACATCAATTGAATTTGTATTTGATAATGCGAGTGAGGTTCAAATGAACGAATATCATATTCGTTTGAATGCATCCTTAACTTGTTTGAGATTTCTTTTGGGCCAAGGTTTGGCATTCCGGGGACATGATGAAAGTGAGGAGTCATATAGTAGAGGTAACTTTCTTGAGCTTTTGAAGTGGTTGGGGGGGAAGGTTGAGGAAATAGGAAAATATACTTTCCAAAATGCACccaaaaattgtcaattaacatctcccaaaattcaaaaagacattATCACTTGTTGTGCAAAAGAGACTACTAAGCGCATAATAGAAGAGGTTGGTGATGGTTACTTTTCTATTTTGGCCGATGAATCAAGTGATGTGTCTCAAAAAGAACAACTAGCTCTTGTTTTGCGGTTTGTTAATAGAGAAAATGGATCGGTAGTGGAACGCTTTTTAGGCATTCTACATGTGGGTGATACTACCGCTTTGTCTCTTAAAAATGCCATTATGTCCTTGCTTATGGAACATTCATTGAGTCCTTCCATGATAAGAGGTCAAGGGTATGATGGGGCAAGTAACATGAGGGGTGAAATCAATGGCCTCAAGACTTTGATTATGAATGATACTCCAAGAGCCTATTACATTCATTGTTTTGCTCATCAACTTCAACTAACTCTAGTTGCGGTTGCTAAAAAGAATGTTAATTGTACTTGGCTTTTTGACGTACTTGCAAACTTGTTAAATGTGGTGGGAGCTTCTTGTAAGAGAAGAGACCTTATTCGAAAAAACCAAGCTCAAGTAGTGGCTCAAGctttggaagtgggggaaattgAAAGTGGATCGGGTTTGAATCAAGAACGTGGTTTGAGTAGGCCGGGAGATACACGTTGGGGATCTCATTACAAGTGTCTAATAAGTATCATCAACTTGTTTCCTTCAATTGTTAAAGTGCTTGAGGAGATTGGAGAAAATGGCTCTCCGGATGATAAGCTCAAAGCTCAA atgaggGATCAAGGATGGGATAGTCTCTTAGACaaagtcattttattttgtactaaacacGAGATTGATGTTCCATCTATGGATGCTCAATATGTACCTCAAGGAAGATCAAGACGTTTTGCTAAACAAGCAACAAATCTACATCATTTTCGCGTTGACATTTTTTTGGAAGTAATTGATTTGCATCTTCAAGAGATTGATAACCGTTTTAATGAGAAGAACATGGAGTTACTTACATGCATGGCTTCCCTGAGTCCTAGAGGTAACTTTTCATCTTTTGATAAAGAGAGGATACTTAAACTTGCTTCTTTATATCCCGAAGAGTTTTCATGTTTTGATTTAACGGCTCTTGATCTTCaacttgatgtcttcttggattcTATGCAAAATGATGAAAGATTTCATGATTTGCAAGATATCAATTCTCTTTCCATGATGCTTGTTAAAACAAGGAGACATGAGACTTTTCCTCTTATACATTTGCTAATCAAGttgatgttgattcttcctGTTGCTACGGCAAGTGTAGAAAGAGTGTTTTCCCCAATGAC GAAGTGTTTCTACAAGTTTCTGATGAAAAGATTATTGATCgctttaaaaatatga
- the LOC130799233 gene encoding uncharacterized protein LOC130799233, which produces MLSTEIIKPFQDLNGVPDKIANDSKYWPFFEQLYQMKMVYLSEDAKGIKHGMFWLHVRLIDFSHLSIWSHSLFEPKFMFPHPPPGKYYLVDFGYPNTLGYLSPIKHDDIRYHMPQFRVGPPPTGMLEDFNYRHSSLRTTIERCFGMLKNQWKILKNMPSMEIKYQLAIMVSTFTLHNFIRLHQLGIQISSWVNIEPRSDTSMFNTERKNKMDRIQLNIANDIWASIQREAETSGGPRNFNLGGQNPNVTSFE; this is translated from the exons ATGTTATCCACGGAGATTATTAAACCTTTCCAAGACTTGAATGGTGTTCCAGATAAAATAGCAAACGACTCAAAATATTGGCCATTTTTTGAG CAACTATATCAGATGAAAATGGTTTACCTTTCAGAGGACGCAAAGGGAATAAAACATGGAATGTTTTGGCTTCATGTTCGTTTGATAGACTTTTCACATTTGTCAATATGGAGTCATAGTTTGTTTGAACCAAAATTTATGTTTCCACATCCACCTCCAG gaaaatactatttggtcGATTTCGGATATCCTAACACTCTTGGATACCTCAGTCCAATAAAACATGATGATATTAGATATCATATGCCTCAGTTTCGTGTTGGTCCACCTCCTACAGGGATGCTTGAAGATTTTAATTACAGACACTCGTCCTTGCGTACGACAATTGAGAGATGCTTTGGAATGCTAAAAAATCAAtggaagatattgaaaaatatGCCTAGTATGGAGATCAAATATCAGTTGGCTATTATGGTGTCAACATTTACGCTTCATAATTTTATTCGCCTACATCAATTAGGTATCCAAATATCAAGTTGGGTTAACATTGAACCAAGAAGTGATACCAGCATGTTTAACACAGAGCGCAAGAATAAAATGGATAGAATCCAACTAAATATAGCCAACGATATTTGGGCATCAATTCAAAGAGAAGCAGAAACATC tggcggacccaggaatttcaaTTTGGGGGGGCAAAATCCGAACGTCACGTCGTTCGAATAA